The Kitasatospora paranensis genome has a window encoding:
- a CDS encoding SUKH-4 family immunity protein translates to MPDRIDRATLESVFPSGAPVVLEGAALDAVPHLPTREFLRDVGLPDENWLRVDPDYKQGAPRIGFRSTAERYPELALGFENWLYLGEILRDSIGVDVVTGKVFSHPDGNTPHLINSSVADFVGFLCLLEIERPNYDWEAFDSEDEEEQAAIEDAGYLPDPDKRLREQMSAADPVAFEMPDSTWNTVLETLATYLP, encoded by the coding sequence ATGCCGGATCGGATCGATCGGGCCACCCTGGAGTCGGTGTTCCCGTCCGGTGCTCCGGTCGTCCTCGAAGGCGCTGCGCTCGATGCCGTCCCGCACCTGCCGACGCGGGAGTTCCTCCGCGACGTGGGCCTGCCGGACGAGAACTGGCTGCGGGTCGATCCCGACTACAAGCAGGGGGCGCCCCGGATCGGCTTCCGGAGCACGGCCGAGCGGTACCCGGAACTGGCGCTGGGATTCGAGAACTGGCTGTACCTCGGCGAGATCCTGCGCGACTCGATCGGGGTGGACGTCGTCACCGGCAAGGTCTTCTCCCACCCGGACGGCAACACGCCCCACCTGATCAACAGCAGCGTGGCGGACTTCGTCGGCTTCCTCTGCCTCCTGGAGATCGAGCGGCCCAATTACGACTGGGAGGCCTTCGACTCGGAGGACGAGGAGGAGCAGGCGGCCATCGAGGACGCGGGTTACCTCCCGGACCCGGACAAGCGGCTGCGGGAGCAGATGTCGGCCGCCGATCCGGTGGCCTTCGAGATGCCCGACTCCACCTGGAACACGGTGCTCGAGACCCTGGCGACGTATCTGCCGTGA
- a CDS encoding nucleic acid/nucleotide deaminase domain-containing protein: protein MCRDRAVDQGPESVRGEDRVTLSNDPFAERFGPDGCRRFDDGLVLPVQVGPYFHTLAEEPAGLGAYADAIGAELPAPEQRAWTRLGSDRAYDIVADPQRRVHGLLIRYADEPLVFVNSSPEAFAASLLGLDELLDTLASTDDPGRAAAAFAGLEERLAALDPEAFADRGSWWPLVLDDIRDTSSVENYAAFEILDDNGDKQVFTSSGSICLHPEERVWRNLEAAGIQPEQVVRIYTELEACAMPGHYCSMWFALAFPNARVTHSFPYGETAESRSEGIRQLRAALAQRGRGE from the coding sequence ATCTGCCGTGACCGAGCCGTCGACCAGGGCCCCGAGTCCGTCCGAGGAGAGGATCGCGTGACGCTCAGCAACGACCCGTTCGCCGAGAGGTTCGGACCCGACGGGTGCCGACGTTTCGACGACGGCCTGGTGCTACCCGTCCAGGTCGGACCGTACTTCCACACCCTCGCCGAGGAGCCCGCCGGGCTGGGCGCCTACGCCGACGCGATCGGCGCGGAGCTCCCGGCCCCGGAGCAGCGCGCCTGGACCCGGCTCGGCTCGGACCGGGCGTACGACATCGTGGCCGATCCGCAGCGGCGGGTCCACGGCCTGCTGATCCGGTACGCCGATGAGCCGCTCGTGTTCGTCAACTCCTCGCCGGAGGCCTTCGCCGCGAGCCTGCTCGGGCTCGACGAGCTCCTCGACACCCTCGCCTCGACGGACGACCCCGGGCGTGCCGCGGCGGCGTTCGCGGGTCTCGAAGAGCGCCTCGCGGCCCTGGACCCGGAGGCGTTCGCGGACCGCGGGAGCTGGTGGCCGCTGGTGCTCGACGACATCCGCGACACGTCCAGCGTCGAGAACTACGCGGCGTTCGAGATCCTCGACGACAACGGCGACAAGCAGGTCTTCACGTCCTCCGGCTCGATCTGCCTGCATCCGGAGGAGCGGGTCTGGCGCAACCTGGAGGCCGCCGGCATCCAGCCCGAGCAGGTCGTCAGGATCTACACCGAGCTGGAGGCCTGCGCGATGCCCGGCCACTACTGCTCGATGTGGTTCGCCCTGGCCTTCCCCAACGCCCGGGTGACGCACAGCTTCCCGTACGGCGAGACGGCCGAGTCGCGCAGCGAGGGCATCCGACAGCTCCGCGCGGCGCTCGCGCAGCGCGGCCGAGGGGAGTAG
- a CDS encoding ATP-binding protein, whose protein sequence is MVTPAPAPPAIQAWPPLAGPAAAVAPALLAWAARDDAAMPRLCLITGGPGAGKSHLLAWLLAGSDGDPRTTVHATVPARGQIAETLAWEFGHQLGYGPLPPDELLARVAADPRPVRLLLPDLHTAGRGPADLPTALPRDAVDRLVGPLLALPHVRAAVEVGQLDLLPAEGALVLTLGPDGYDTGGPPVPARREADPFGTTVGPAGSAPAGSAPPTGGRRPPTDPGGSPVRRSTGVRRRAGRGRRRSTRRSPRAGPATC, encoded by the coding sequence ATGGTCACGCCCGCTCCGGCGCCGCCGGCGATCCAGGCATGGCCGCCGCTGGCCGGGCCGGCCGCGGCCGTGGCGCCCGCCCTGCTGGCGTGGGCCGCGCGGGACGACGCTGCCATGCCGCGGCTGTGCCTGATCACGGGCGGCCCCGGCGCGGGCAAGAGCCATCTGCTCGCCTGGCTGCTGGCGGGGTCGGACGGCGACCCGCGCACCACCGTCCACGCGACCGTTCCGGCGCGCGGGCAGATCGCGGAGACCCTGGCCTGGGAGTTCGGGCACCAGCTCGGCTACGGGCCGCTTCCGCCCGACGAACTCCTCGCGCGGGTCGCCGCCGACCCCCGCCCGGTGCGCCTCCTGCTGCCGGACCTGCACACCGCGGGCCGCGGCCCGGCGGATCTGCCGACGGCGCTGCCCCGGGACGCGGTGGACCGTCTCGTCGGCCCGCTGCTCGCCCTGCCGCACGTCCGGGCGGCGGTGGAGGTCGGCCAACTCGACCTGCTGCCGGCCGAGGGCGCGCTGGTGCTCACGCTCGGCCCGGACGGATATGACACCGGCGGGCCACCCGTGCCGGCGCGGCGGGAGGCCGACCCGTTCGGCACCACCGTCGGACCGGCCGGCTCCGCGCCCGCCGGATCGGCCCCGCCCACCGGGGGACGGCGCCCGCCGACGGACCCGGGCGGGAGCCCGGTGCGCCGCTCGACTGGCGTACGGCGTCGCGCCGGTCGAGGGAGGAGGCGCTCGACACGGCGCTCGCCGAGGGCCGGGCCGGCGACCTGCTGA